The genome window gaagtgatgttAGCTAGCTGGCTTTTCTCCCTTTGAAATTGACATTTCTAGACATAAACATGCAAATgatacatttctttctttccataAGGTTAGCATCTTTTCTTGGGTCATGACATGTCCCATAACCATAGCTAATTTTGACCAGTAGATGTGAACACATGATACAAACAGTAATCAACCCAGCTAGAATGTGGGTACAAAGGTGGTCAAATGTGGGACAGTGTATACCTTCAGTATTTTGTGTACATGGTGGTAGGTTTGTCTACATATAGCCAGATAAATGTTGAAAGCTGAGTGTTGCGGCTGTAAATGTATTGTGTTTGACTGACCATGCAGCTTAGCACTACACCTGCCTGAGCCCAAACCTGCAACTTGCAGGACCCTTGGATTGGGAGGTGAGCGTGCTGCAGGGGAGCTAAAACCCTCGCATACTTGCGTCTCTTACTAGCAGGTCTCTTTAGACATCAGGATGGAGATCTACTTAACATATTGTACATACCGCTACACTATCATACCTGCTGGCAACTGCTACACTATCTAATCTTTTAGGgatgtatctgtgtgcatgtgaacttGCCGCATTCAGACCTTATGTTTCTGTGCAGTGATTGGACATGATGTTTCatgtgggtatgtgtgggtGTTAGGGATGTTGGGATTGCTTGTTgtttaaagtaaaaaaacaaataggGTTTGGATTAGCATCTTTCTGTAGCACATGTATTGTTTTACTTGCCAGACTCAAGGTACAATGAGCCAGTCCTAGTTAGAAATGTGATGATATAAGCTGGTAGTAGTAGGGGATGTGGATATTCCTGTCCCCAGAATATTTTCACAGGTTGAATTGTCTGGACATAAGAGGGAATGGTTGTGTTCATGTAAGTTTCAAATACATTGATGATTAACTTATGGCCGTCTAGGAATAGTACCCATTTTCCATTGACCTCAGCAGCAAGTTCTGTCtgttttgttggtttgtttgatCTGTATTGTGTGATCCCAGTAAACAGACATGCCATTCCAAAACATAATCAACAGAATCTCACAAATCTGTGGGGACTCTGTGCCCCATAACACACCCAGTGACCATATGGAACTATACATGTGGCAAATGTATACCCAATTGTGACcctttgtgtatgtgaaagaaACTCAAGTTCCTATTGTCACCGGCACTGTTTTCCACTTCTGTTCATTATTGGGAGTGCTAGCTTCAGCAAGGGAGCAAAGGAAAACCCTGTGGAGGTGTGTGGGTGGCCTCCTCTCGGCTGCTCAAAGAGCTTGTTTTGTGTCATCTGTGCGTCACTCCATTCGAATTGCTTCATTTTGTCGTAGCAACAGCAGCAAAGGTGAGCAGTTGCCAAGGACAGTCAAGGAAGTGGTGGCAAAGGCAGTGTGGAACAGAACGTTTGCGTCAGCACAACGTTGTGCAATGTTCCACGGCCTTTTTTTGTGGGTGTACGTTTTGTTTTGTGCTCTGTTATGGATCGCCCTCCCAGTTGCAGATTGATAAATGACGCCCTTGAGCTGAACCTAAGCTGTTCTCAATTGTACACAACTGCTAAGAATTTTGCTTAATCATTCCAAAAGAAAGATGTGACTATATCTACACTTGGGCAGCTGTGCCTGTTCCAGCATACTGACTTTTTGCTTAGCACTTCAAGTGTAATTATATACAGTAACGTTTGTGAAAGCATCCCATGGTCATTATTTTTTGGCACAGTGATCTCTAAACCAGCTTTAAACTGATTGACTTCCTCAAAAAATCCTTTGTTTACCATataattattctttttttaaatcaaagtTGTTACCTGGAACATTAGGGGTTTTCCCAGCTTCCCAGCAACCCTCAGGCTCAAATAATCATTGTCTCTCATTTCTTTTTCACTCTTTCCTTCACAGCTGCTGTTGAGAGTATGACTGAATATaagttggtggtggtgggtgctGGTGGTGTAGGCAAAAGTGCACTTACCATTCAGCTCATTCAGAACCACTTTGTGGATGAATATGATCCCACTATTGAGGTAAGTCCATCTCATTTGGTCTAGTTGTCTAATATTGACTTGTAGCTTGACTTGGGGGATTCTCTGTGATATATCAGATAAATAATGATGAtgcaaataatgaaaataaatacaataataCATACAATTTCACCAACTCTCAGGTTCTCTGTAAAAATCTTTGTAATTGGCCATTCACTTATCTTAGAATATCAGTAAGTGAGGAATATTTATACATGTGTGGGACCTTACCTGTTTTGACAGGACTCCTACAGGAAGCAGGTGGTGATTGACGGGGAGACATGTCTGCTGGACATTCTGGACACTGCAGGTCAGGAGGAGTACAGCGCTATGAGGGACCAGTACATGAGGACCGGCGAGggctttctctgtgtgttcGCCATCAACAACACCAAGTCTTTTGAGGACATCCACCAGTACAGGTGGGACAAGTGTGAATACTCTGGGTTAGGGAGGGGTGTGAGGTCCGAGCCTATAACAGTTCTGGTCAGGACTGGACAACTTATTGGAAGCAAAAATCTAATATCTAAGGAAATTAGATGAGGTTAATCTACACTGTTTAATAAACTTTGATTGTTCTTTTAATTGAGTTTCACCAAAGATCTGAATAATaactatttatgtgtgtgtgtgtgtgtgcgtgtgtgtgtgcgtgtgtgtgtgtgtgtgtgtgtgtgtgtgtgtgtgcatgtgtgtgggagcagatcaaagtgtgtgtgcatgcagggaTGATGTGCCCATGGATGATGTGCCCATGGTGCTCGTGGGCAACAAGTGTGACCTGCCAGCACGCACAGTGGACACGCGTCAGGCCCAGGAGCTCGCCCGCAGCTATGGCATCCCTTACATCGAGACCTCTGCCAAGACCCGACAGGTATGCCACGCCCACACCCTCTACTGCCAACACAGACAAGTTTGGTTTGCATATTGAAGGAGTGGATTGAGAATATGCTCTGTGGCCAGGGGTTGGACAAtgcattgagtgtgtgtggcattaTGCAATTAACCTGGTTTTACCAGACCCATGGACTTTATGTCACTATTTGTATTAGTGTTCGCTCTGCCACCAGGATGGCGAACCAATTAATGGCCAGAGGGGGCCAAGTGCGATAATGTTGCAGTATAGCATTCATTTGTAAATTTAACAATGAGCTAGAAGCATACAAAGAACACCAACAAACATTGACAAGCTGAAGTCGGAGCAAGAATAGTGTGTAAATATACATTTGCAGTATgcccaaagatccttgattactagctttaaccctctctggtatgCCTGCATGGTTTGCAAAAGGCTAAGTGGAATAGTAAGAAGTAGGAATCCCATTCTGGTCGATGCCTATTGGTTCAAGTTAACCCAAAGACTACACCCATATAGGATGCACCTATTGGAAGCAATCTCCAATAGAGAGGGTCCGGACCATTTTCACAAAGTGGATGGGTTTGAAGAAACCAGGCTATCATGTTGAATAGCCTATATagtaaaattaattatttttcaatgtcattttatatacagtggggagaataagtatttgaaccaatgctaaagttgactaaaatgcTCATTGggttcaatgcaaatcaaaccagctaataggctaactgaaaaacacaccatgccaatctctaggtgtggtgaagggtatgtgatgatgtggggctattttaattccaaaggccaagggaactttatcaggatgcatagtatcctggatccatgaaataagtggcctttaaaaataaaaaatctgcctgcctctatgggaattaagtataagtatatatacttttttgatcccgtgagggaaatttggtctctgcatttaacccaatcggtgaattagtgaaacacaaacagcacacagtgaacacacagtgaggtgaagcacacactaatcccgggcagtgagctgcctgcttcaacgggcggctcggggagcagtgaggggttaggtgccttgctcaagagcacttcagccgcggcccactggtcggggctcgaaccggcaaccctccggttacaagtccagagtgctaaccagtgggccacggctgcccacaagtaatttaacataggggtcaaATACTTATTGCCCCTGtaatttaaggaagaacatttatttatttacgatacattcttcattcactgagaaaattggtgtccttaaaggttggatttttactATTTGTTTTACCggtaattaaggcattaagatcaatttctaacagatgtttttatatttttcttttcagtcaactttagcatgggttcaaatacttattctccccactgtatGTTGTGCTCcccacacaatatacacaacacacaaacccccacacacacacacacacacacaccagatcaaGGACAAATGTGCAATTATTCACTAAATGTATGGTTATGGTGTCAGTTATATTTCCATAGGATTTTATGTCTGTGAGTCTGTCTGGATTGGTTAGTGGAATAATGGTTTGGTGTGTGGAATGAGGAAGAATGCACTCTACACCTTGGTATGAGGGGTGTGTTCTGCATAAACCAGTTTTATGTCCTGCGTCGTATGTTCCATATGCTAACTCAACAGAGGtactatgtaagggataatgtatagaacgccggtcattattgggaaaataagtcccgacagggcgaaccggaccccgcgGCGCgcagcgttctacttgccttgtgaagagccgtgtaataaatgtttttattcacaatgctagtagaactctccattgacttgaatgagatttcccaacgttctacggtaaaataaatttGTGTAATTATCGTTGAtgcatataattaccgctgtcaatggcaaagGGTTTTGTGCTCTTATtcaggtctttcatatcactctgtAAGTAGTCCAGTTAgttcttgcaatggaacttcattcaaaagtgaaagcagacagttgatcagctgtattctaaagaacgtttgattcaagttcagcgaaCTATTTGTTACTCGGCAAAAGCCACgacaaaacggtaacaaataaatgtaaagagacgtATCATGTGgagtatatttttttgttttggcaagtagccgtataataagcgtgATAATGTATGGAACGTAGGTAATTATCGgtaaaataagtcccttcagggaaAAGCAGGCAAGCAAGGGAATtgaaagtgtgtctgtgtgtttgtgttgtgtaggGAGTGGAAGATGCCTTCTACACTCTGGTGAGAGAGATCAGGCAGCACAAACTGAGGAAGCTCAACCCACCTGATGACAACGGACAGGACTGCTTTAAGTGTCGCTGTGTATTGTCATGACCAGGTGAGTAGTTATAAAGAGTGTGTTAAGTCgcaattaaaggtgctctaagcgatgttacgcggtttctaaactgacatttttttgtcacatagcCTACAGCAAATATCAGGTAGCTTACGACCAGTTTATGGAAATATCCCTGCATGAATTGCACTTGTAGGCCTAAACAACTTTTACGCCTAGTTGGAACAGACAATAGGCGCATTCCCACCGATGGGATTTTTGCAGTTCCTATAACATaatagcctggagattccagacccaaatctgaaagattaagggtctggctacgaataatgtaatggcccaattTGAGGGGTGGCACCAAGCACGCATTTCAAAAtttcactgcacgcaattggataacactatacgactgtcatctgtttagctcgcctctagcccgcctatatcagatacagaTATGATTGAttccccgcgatgcaaggggcaaaagttacgtgcatcattactcgtaGCCAGAGTCTCTCGCTGAGCATTTCCACAATGCCCTGTGCCAATTCTTGTGACAATAATTCAGACAcgctgggggggagggggtgggggctaTGCATCAGTAGACATTTGTGTGGAACGAGCCTCATAGACCACCTCTCTCTGCAGCCATCATGGACCCCCGCGGACCAGAGTTTGGGAGCAGAGTGGCTGGATGGACCTCACATTCCGCGCCTCCGGTGACATACTGTGGGAGAGGGGGGAAGCTTTTCGGCGTCGCACACAGACGCCTGCAAGTCTGAGTTTGAGTCCACTCGCCGGAGGCTCCCACTGCCTTCAGTGTTGGCCTTGATAGGACAGCAAAGACTGACGCACGGGAATCAGGCCTAAACCACTGTAGTCTCATCACTGGGCTGGCCATGGCTGAGCCACAGAATACAACACtcttatttgatttgattttatttgAGGTGGACTTGTAGATGGGAAGTCAACGGTTTGTTGTTTgcctttatttttaattttttttatttaattgtatTTGGAAGGAGATGGTCACACTCTGCCACTGAGGATGATTGATCTACAGTGTAATAATGACCAGCTGCTTCAGAGGAGattgtgggtgtgcgtgtgactgtgactttgtgtgcgcgtgtgtgcatgcgtgcctgtGAGGACCAAGGGCCCACaggtctctctcccacacactagAGCATTATTCCTAAAAACAAGACATGCGGTGATTGTTAATATGCAGTGAGTTAAATGTAAGTCTCAGTGCAatagtatttctttttttattcttaaCAAATTCAAGGTACAGTGAGTAgttaaaaaaacatgatttgttGTTGTCTGTACACAATGCCTTGTgagaaatgtattgaaatgacGTCACAAAAAGCCTGCAGAGACTGATTGCCATCTTGGAAGACTTCTTCTAATGGGTGAAATAGAAGAGTGTGAGTCTTTTTGGCACACTGACCACCCATCATCACACACTACTCCCAGAAATCACACAATGCACTGAAAGGCCGGTTATCGGAATAATTGGTTTACTAATACTGGAATCTAATTATTATGAGGAACTTTTATCACCATCTAGGCATTGCTGGTTTTCTTTTTTACGAGTGCCTGAGTTGAGACCTTGACACATGTTCAGTCCCCTGTAGGGACATTTATGGCTACATGAGGAGGGACTGTCATGATGGGCAGAATCTAGTAAAGGTTTTCTGATGTTCTCAGCCATCACTGTGCTATGCATAGGCTCAGGATGAATGTGGATAATGTGTGACTTCATTGACATACAGACCTGACAGTGACTGTATGGATACTTTTAATAGTGGAGGAGTGTTAGATGTACTGTGTGTTTCTTGGTGTTATGAGTGTCAGGTGTCACTTACTGCTCTCCATCACT of Alosa alosa isolate M-15738 ecotype Scorff River chromosome 14, AALO_Geno_1.1, whole genome shotgun sequence contains these proteins:
- the LOC125307275 gene encoding GTPase HRas, producing the protein MTEYKLVVVGAGGVGKSALTIQLIQNHFVDEYDPTIEDSYRKQVVIDGETCLLDILDTAGQEEYSAMRDQYMRTGEGFLCVFAINNTKSFEDIHQYRDDVPMDDVPMVLVGNKCDLPARTVDTRQAQELARSYGIPYIETSAKTRQGVEDAFYTLVREIRQHKLRKLNPPDDNGQDCFKCRCVLS